TGTATAATTCTACAGTCAATGATATCCTAGCTAGGCACTGTAAGAAAGCTAAAGTTCCTGTCATATCAATTCATGGTTTGCGCCATACTCATGCGTCTATATTACTCTTTGCAGGTGTTTCAATTGCGAGCGTTGCAAGGCGATTAGGACATGCAAGTATGACAACCACACAAAGAACCTATCTGCATATCATTCAAGAACTTGAAAACAAAGATGTAGATTTGGTTATGCGCTCATTGTCTGTACTGGCTTAAATAATAATAGTTATTCTGCAGTGGCTTGCGTTGATGAAGGGTGACAAGGCTACTACTTTACAAAAAACCGTCTTGCAATTACAACTTGAGACGGTTTTTATCTGTATCCAGAATTACTTTTATTCTGGAAAGTGTCAATGCTTTAAAGAATGCTTTGCCGAAGGTGAATGAGTTTTTAGCTTAAAATATTACAAAACTGAGCGATGCGATAAAGAAAGATATTAATAGATTAACTCATGTACTTTAATCACTATCCGTTTTAATGGACACATCTAGTGTTAATATGATATTATTATAGGTGTTATTATTTGGAATTATACTTATGAGGCGAGTTGCTAGTTGATGGGATTCGTTGAAAAGTATTTTGGATTGGTTTAGCTGATAACTATAAGAAGTGTGAAAATAACGAGGTGAATCCAAATGGCAGAAATAAAATATGAAATCATAGAAATGCTTGGTGTATTATCAGAATCTACAAAAGGCTGGACAAAACAGTTAAATCTCGTAAGTTGGAATGATAAAGAGCCAAAGTATGATTTGAGAGAATGGGATCCTAACCATGAAAAGATGGGTAAGGGTGTTACCTTGTCAAAAGAAGAGCTAGTCAAACTGCGAGATATTTTAAATAGCATGAATTTGTAAGAAGTGTATAGGACATTATGAAGGGCATCTGTGTAAGATAAGGATTTGTTTTATTTGGGTGCCCTTTTTTTATAATTTTTTAATGGAAAACATAATAAAGAGCAAGCGGAGGATTAACCATGCAGAATCTGTTTATAGGAAAATTTACAAAGAAAGATCAATATGATGGGAATTATTATCAGGTTAGCAATGAACGTGAAATTTCATGGTTCAATGGCTTAAAAGAAGGTGACTTTGTGCTACCAAGTCATGGTGGTTATTTTGGGAAGTTGTTGAAGCTAAAAACGTTTGAGAATCACGAGGGCTCAATCAATGCCGTTTTTGATGTTGTAAAGACATTTTCTCCAGATCTGACGCTTGCCGGAAACATCGTTTGCTGTAAGTATTTTGCTCCCGAAATGAATCTTTTAAATAAGGCAATTAAATCCACCAAAGGTTATGGATTTCACAAAATTGAACTAGAAGAAAGTTGCCCAAGCATCGATACTATAGATTTTGAAAAGGCGCAGAGAAGATTTCTCGTGATTTTGGATGAAATGATGACGAATATCAATTTTTTCAAACCTTCTGATCTGTGTGTTGTGATCAACAACTTAAATGATGCTGGTATTGAAGATATCCTTGAATACAACGGGCAAAAGTTTCAAAGACACAGTATCCTGTGGAACTTATATCAGGAGAAAGTTGACGGTGGAACTAAAAAATATTCTCTTCACCAATTGCTCGACTTTGCAGATGCTAAAAAAGATGCTGCACCCAAAAAGGAAAAGTATTTGAATGCAGTATTAGCAGCACTTGAAGTAGACAAGTATTTTGTTGCAGATAATGCGGTCGCTTTATATGACAACATTTTAGTGGGAAGAAAGCAATATACAGCAAAAGGTTCAAATCAGACTGGTGTGGAGTTAGTTGATGGTGGCGAAGACGAAGATTTAGATGAAAACTTATCAGCCTATAGCCAGTATGCAAGACTTATGGAATTTAATCCGAACATTATTTTATATGGGCCTCCGGGGACTGGAAAAACTTATGGGGCAATGAGAATCATCGAAGCGTTTGAATCGCTAAAAGGGAACCCTGCTTCATTTAATGCAGTTAAAGATCAAGGTCGAGCGCGTTTTATTACCTTCCACCAAGCTTTTTCTTATGAGGAGTTTGTTGAAGGGCTCAGACCTGAGACAGATGACAATGGAAATATAAAGTATGAAATCAAGCCAGGTGTTCTGAGAAGAATAGCAGAAGAATGTAAAATTCAAGCGCGAAAAGAAGGTATCAAGGATAATGTCTTAGCAGATACAACTGGGGAGAGCAAGGTCTGGAAAGTTTCGCTTGGAAGACGAAACATGGATGAACACATTTATAATACATTAAAGGCTAAAGAGGAAATTGCTATTGGATATGGTCCCGAGGAAAGCGTGATCGATTGGACCGATGAGCAAATCGATGAAGCGGATAAAAGTGGTATGTTAAAAACGCTCAGAAGCAGATTGCAAATAGGAGACATCATTTTTATTTTTAACAGCATCAAAACCATTCGACTCATTGGTATTGTTGTATCGGATTATTACTATACCGATGAAGACTCATTTGGCTATAGACATAGACGTAAGGTGAAGTGGATCAAAGACTGTGAAAAAGAGCCTGTAGATGTTTTTAAGTTAAACCAAGAAAAGCAACTCACTTTGTCATCACTTTATGAGTTGAAAATCAATTCTGCAGAAGCGTTGAAGCTTGTTGACGTGAAAGAAGATAAGACTGTTCAATCGAAGCCGTATTACTTGATTATTGATGAAATTAATCGAGGCAATATCGCTAAAATATTTGGGGAGCTCATTACACTAATAGAAAAAGACAAGAGGGACTCGCTGTCTTGCCTTTTGCCATATTCAGGACAAGAGTTTACGCTGCCTAAAAACATTTACATTATTGGAACAATGAACACAAGCGATAGATCTATAGCACTACTTGATACGGCACTTAGAAGAAGATTTGCATTTATAGAGATTGCACCGGATTCTTCATTGGTCGAAAGCAAAACACCAACTATTGGTGGAAATGTTTCTCCGGCAAAACTCATGAATGCTATTAATGAAAAAATCACAGAAATGATTGACCGTGACCATAGAATTGGACACAGCTATTTCTTGAGTGATGATCTCATTTCAAAGATGGATCTTTATCATGCATGGTATTATAAGATTTTACCGTTGCTCATGGAGTACTTTTATAATGAAGTATCAAAAGTTGCAGAGATAGTGGGCGATCGTTTCTTTGACAAGAAAACTGGAGAAATTGTGCCTCTTGGATTAAAAGCGAATGAATCAGGAATTTCAGACTTTGAAAGTGCCTTGATGAAGATTTATGAAAGAGGAAATTAGAATGTCTAGCGGTGTGATCACTTTATTTGAAGATAGAAAAACGAAGATAAACTTATCGCATTCTCAAATCAATGACATTCTTTTCTTCAAAAACCTTTTAGGCAGTCAGTGTATAAGCCTTGACTATGATGGTTCATTGCAAATCATGCATTATGTCGGTTTTATATCAAGGGGAACCACAAGAGTGCAAATACTTCCGAAAATTTATGAGAATGCAGGGATAAGTGGAACAGTCGAGATTAGAGAATCGACCAAAGTGCTTTACAATTTGCTCCGGGTATCTAATTATAATAAGGTTCTTCATTTGCCTGAGAGTTTCAAATCTGGTTTAGAAGAAATTGACCTATTAGAAATATTCATAGGCATTTTCGCTGACCGAGTCTTTAGAACTTATTCAACAAAAATGAACCGTGAGTACTTAGAAATTGAGGAAAACAGTTCTTTTGTTAAAGGTAAAATCAGCTTTACAAAAACCATGAAGCATAATTTACTCAGAAAAGACCTTCATTACGTGAATTATCAAAGTTTTGAGCACGATAATGTTATTAATAACGTAGTTAAAACAGTTGCAATCAGGTTGATGGAATATACTCGGGATGCCGAGAATAAGAAAAATCTTAAAAAGGCACTTATGTTCTTAGACGATGCGAAACAGATTGAGCTGTCTTTATCACTGATTCAATCTGTTAAGTTTACAAGACTGAACATGGAATTTGAATCGGTGTTCAATATGGCAAAGATGTTCTATTTGAACCTACAGCCAGAGAATTTTGCTGGAGATGAATCAGTGTTTTCATTTTTAATACCAGTTAATGACCTATATGAGCATTATCTGTATAAACTATTTTCTGAAATAGATGGTTACCAAGCAAAACATGAAGATGTTCGTAGCTTTGCTCGTGCTGAGGGCGGGAGAAATGTACTAAGAGTTAAACCAGATATTTTGATTTTTATAGACAATGCAATTGCTCTCGTAGCAGATGCAAAATATAAGAATCCTTGTTTTAATAATGGGCTATACACAAACATCAGCAGAGAAGATATATATCAGGTTTTTGCATATTCCAAAGTTTATGGGGTTCAGAAAACGGCACTCATTTATCCACTATTTGATGATATTCCAAGTCCCATAAGCCGGGTTGTGTTAAAAGATAACGATGGTGAAGTGGAGCTTAATATCCTGTGTGTGGACATTAAGAACAACAATTTCGAAGATGTAAAAGCGCAGCTGAAAGCAGAACTTCTTCAAGAATCCAGCGGATAAGAGGTGTTAAAAATGGGCAAAAGCTCAAATCAAAAATTGAAATTGCTTTATCTACTAAAAATGTTGAATGAAAAGACAGACGAAGACAATACCATGACAATCAACGACATGATTGCAGAGCTTGATCGTTACGGCATCACTGCTGAGCGTAAATCCATCTATGATGATCTAGAAGCATTAAGACATTATGGGCTTGATATAGCATCGCGAAAGTCAAAAACTACTGACTATTTCGTTGCGAGCAGATTATTTGAGCTACCAGAACTAAAACTGTTAGTAGATGCTGTCCAGTGTTCAAAGTTCGTCACGCATAAAAAAAGCAATGAGCTTATCAAGAAGATTGAGAGCTTAGCAAGTCATCAGCAAGCACAATCGCTACACCGCCAGGTATACGTCTCAAATAGGGTTAAAACCATTAATGAGAGTATTTATTACAACGTTGATAGTATTCATGAAGCGATTGCAGAGAACAAAAAGGTATCATTTAAATATTTTGACTTTGACATCAAAAAAGAGAAGGTGTTTAGGAAAAAAGGAGACAAGTATATCGTCAGTCCTTATGCCTTATCATGGGATGATGAGAACTATTACTTGGT
The Firmicutes bacterium HGW-Firmicutes-1 genome window above contains:
- a CDS encoding WYL domain-containing protein, producing the protein MGKSSNQKLKLLYLLKMLNEKTDEDNTMTINDMIAELDRYGITAERKSIYDDLEALRHYGLDIASRKSKTTDYFVASRLFELPELKLLVDAVQCSKFVTHKKSNELIKKIESLASHQQAQSLHRQVYVSNRVKTINESIYYNVDSIHEAIAENKKVSFKYFDFDIKKEKVFRKKGDKYIVSPYALSWDDENYYLVTFSTKYNDFTHYRVDRMSEIELIEEQRDPLPDKEHFDIAEYTKKVFNMFGGEEVMVQLQFDNSLVNAVIDRFGKEIMIGKGDDDNFTIWIKVAVSSTFFAWLSQFGNKVKVRSPQTVVNQYKNCLMEIFSVYED